A genomic window from Salvelinus namaycush isolate Seneca chromosome 5, SaNama_1.0, whole genome shotgun sequence includes:
- the lrit3a gene encoding leucine-rich repeat, immunoglobulin-like domain and transmembrane domain-containing protein 3a, translating into MHLLLYAYVFLCCFSVAHSFCPSQCTCVYHGRSDGTGTRSVLCNDPDMSDIPVNVPVDTVKLRVEKTGVRRIPTEAFYYLNDLRYLWITYNSISSVDAAAFYNLKVLHELRLDGNLISTFPWESLKEMPSLRTLDLHNNRLTSVAMEAIPYLVNITYLDISSNKLTTLSSDLVDIWPPFNGMHVYSSLSQKVVLGLQDNPWICDCRISKLIELSKMSDTSVVLMDQFLSCSGPENLAGVMFQRAELDQCLKPSVMMSATKITASLGSNVLLRCDATGYPTPTLIWTTSDGSPVNNTVVQESPGEGVRWSIISLNGISYKDDGEYSCKAKNFAGNAEAAISLSVAGYVATTMPPQRSNGEAGGNSPSTTSSTPSTDFPNSPSTLITTTTPATTTLPPVPTKKKLMPSNVQQKAPPKPSKIQQGSDRMLAADQSKKKDASKSVQDLEIVEETADSAVLLWTADGLTSDAPLTVVYSTYDDEDDSKRTMDTDAGSGKVLLEGLTSGMRYQVCLVAKGSAAGIDPCINFFTLDIVEDDAENQLLMIISGIACAVALPVIGLLVYKILSLYCQSSVPGLDDELSKDTYVKFETLSMKQRTLNANPSELWAHRQTEESQERMLLFSRSSIDSQITYRSDSSRSEFLC; encoded by the exons ATGCATCTTCTTCTCTACGCCTATGTCTTCCTGTGCTGCTTCAGTGTggcccattcattctgtccttccCAGTGTACCTGTGTTTACCATGGACGGAGTGATGGAACGGGGACCAG ATCTGTGCTGTGTAATGACCCAGACATGTCCGACATCCCCGTAAATGTCCCTGTGGATACGGTCAAACTGCGGGTAGAGAAGACAGGTGTGAGGCGCATCCCCACCGAGGCCTTCTACTACCTGAACGACCTGCGCTACCTGTGGATCACCTACAACTCTATCTCCTCTGTGGACGCCGCCGCCTTCTACAACCTCAAGGTCCTCCACGAACTGCGGCTGGATGGGAACCTGATCTCCACCTTCCCCTGGGAGTCCCTAAAGGAGATGCCTAGTCTGAGGACGCTGGATCTTCACAACAACCGCTTGACCAGCGTTGCCATGGAGGCTATCCCGTACCTGGTCAACATCACCTACCTGGATATCTCCAGCAACAAGTTGACCACCCTGTCTTCGGACCTCGTGGATATCTGGCCGCCGTTCAATGGAATGCACGTCTACTCCAGCCTGTCCCAGAAAGTGGTGCTCG GTCTTCAGGACAACCCGTGGATCTGCGACTGCAGGATCTCCAAGCTGATCGAGCTCTCCAAAATGTCTGACACATCAGTGGTACTAATGGATCAGTTCCTGTCTTGCAGTGGGCCTGAGAACCTGGCCGGGGTTATGTTCCAAAGGGCGGAGCTGGACCAATGTCTCAAGCCGTCTGTCATGATGTCAGCCACCAAGATTACGGCCTCGTTGGGCAGCAATGTGCTTCTGCGCTGTGATGCCACGGGTTACCCCACACCTACCCTAATCTGGACCACTTCAGATGGCTCACCTGTCAACAACACAG TTGTCCAGGAGTCTCCAGGAGAAGGTGTCCGATGGTCCATCATCAGCCTAAATGGGATCTCGTACAAAGACGACGGGGAGTACAGCTGCAAGGCTAAGAACTTTGCCGGTAATGCAGAGGCTGCCATCAGCCTGTCTGTGGCAGGTTATGTCGCTACAACCATGCCCCCACAGAGGTCCAATGGAGAGGCTGGAGGGAATAGCCCATCCACAACATCCTCTACTCCGTCAACTGACTTCCCCAACTCCCCTAGCACCCTgattaccaccaccaccccagccACGACCACACTGCCACCCGTTCCCACCAAGAAGAAACTCATGCCCAGCAATGTGCAGCAGAAAGCCCCACCCAAACCATCCAAGATCCAGCAAGGCAGCGACAGGATGCTGGCGGCGGATCAGAGCAAAAAGAAGGACGCTTCCAAGTCCGTCCAAGATCTCGAGATCGTGGAGGAAACGGCGGACAGCGCGGTTCTACTCTGGACGGCAGACGGTTTGACGAGCGATGCCCCTCTCACCGTTGTGTACTCTACTTACGACGATGAGGATGACTCCAAAAGGACAATGGATACCGATGCCGGGAGTGGCAAGGTCCTCCTCGAAGGCTTAACTTCTGGAATGAGGTACCAGGTTTGTCTGGTTGCCAAGGGAAGTGCGGCAGGGATAGACCCCTGCATCAACTTCTTCACCCTGGACATTGTTGAGGACGATGCCGAGAACCAGCTGCTGATGATCATCAGCGGCATTGCCTGCGCCGTGGCTTTACCTGTCATCGGTCTGCTGGTTTACAAGATCCTCTCACTCTACTGCCAGAGCAGTGTGCCAGGTTTGGACGACGAGCTGTCTAAAGACACATATGTGAAGTTCGAAACACTGTCGATGAAGCAGAGGACCTTGAACGCTAATCCCAGTGAATTGTGGGCCCACAGGCAGACCGAGGAGTCCCAAGAGAGGATGCTCCTCTTCTCCAGGTCCAGCATTGACTCACAAATAACATACAGGAGTGACAGTTCCAGGTCAGAATTTCTGTGCTAG